One Urocitellus parryii isolate mUroPar1 chromosome 8, mUroPar1.hap1, whole genome shotgun sequence DNA window includes the following coding sequences:
- the Znf391 gene encoding zinc finger protein 391 codes for MKSLRGNGVQGPDSEEGCKRQSHSSRRVKCPAQKKLSFEKTAMKQESVTLKDIFNGAGHPESTDFGPRSNLGVQQKIPKGDKYPISREHSKDSPEFIQHPKLLPQKKPCKGNPCGRASGRQSGLIVHRSIHGRGKPFGCRECGRTFSRSTHLIEHQRTHTGERPYECSECGRAFSRSTHLRLHQRIHTGEKPYECQECGKAFSRSTNLNQHQRTHTQVKPYECGACGQAFSDRSTVIQHQRIHTGENPYKCSQCGKSFSWVSSLSEHQRTHTGENPYECSDCGKVFSRSSSLSEHQQTHTGEKPHVCRECGKGFSRSSCLRTHQRTHTGEKPYLCHACGKAFSHSSTLVRHQQLHTEEQC; via the coding sequence ATGAAAAGTCTCAGAGGGAATGGTGTCCAGGGTCCTGACAGTGAAGAAGGCTGTAAGAGACAGAGCCATTCATCAAGGCGGGTAAAATGTCCTGCACAGAAAAAACTCTCTTTTGAGAAAACAGCAATGAAGCAAGAATCAGTGACGTTGAAGGATATTTTCAATGGGGCAGGACACCCTGAGTCCACTGACTTTGGACCAAGGTCCAACCTTGGTGTACAACAGAAAATTCCAAAGGGAGATAAATACCCTATATCCAGGGAACACTCCAAAGATAGCCCAGAATTCATTCAACACCCAAAACTCCTCCCACAAAAGAAACCCTGTAAAGGCAACCCCTGTGGGAGGGCTTCTGGACGCCAGTCAGGCCTTATTGTTCACAGGAGCattcatggcagaggaaagccttTTGGATGCCGCGAGTGTGGCAGGACTTTCAGTCGAAGCACACACCTTATTGAACAtcaaagaactcacactggagagagaCCTTATGAGTGCAGCGAATGTGGAAGGGCCTTCAGCCGGAGCACACATCTTCGTCTGCATCAGAggatccacactggagagaagccctacgaGTGCCAGGAATGCGGAAAGGCCTTCAGCCGGAGCACTAACCTCAACCAACATCAGCGAACTCATACTCAGGTGAAGCCTTATGAGTGTGGTGCATGTGGGCAAGCCTTCAGTGACCGGTCAACCGTAATCCAGCACCAACGCATACACACTGGAGAGAATCCCTACAAGTGCAGTCAGTGTGGGAAATCCTTCAGCTGGGTCTCCTCTCTCTCGGAACACCAGAGAACACACACAGGGGAGAATCCCTATGAGTGCAGCGACTGTGGGAAGGTGTTCAGTCGCAGCTCCTCCCTTTCTGAGCACCAGCAGAcccacactggggagaagccccATGTGTGCAGGGAGTGTGGAAAAGGCTTCAGTCGCAGCTCCTGCCTCAGGACTCACCAGAGAACGCATACCGGAGAGAAGCCTTACTTATGCCATGCCTGTGGGAAGGCCTTCAGTCATAGCTCGACTCTTGTCAGACACCAGCAGCTTCACACTGAGGAGCAATGCTGA